One Punica granatum isolate Tunisia-2019 chromosome 3, ASM765513v2, whole genome shotgun sequence genomic window carries:
- the LOC116198877 gene encoding putative clathrin assembly protein At1g25240 has product MKLWKRAAGAVKDQNSIWIAAVSRRSVYRNPDLEAAIIRATSHDESYVDYKNVQRVFTWVRTSPTYLKPLLLALSARMQRTRSWAVALKGLMLMHGIFCCKIPAVQRIGRLLFDFSGFEDSHMSPHKAWGYNAFVRAYFTFLDQKAALLCARVPQGPKAPSSASNSFSASTREKPTKMIMMAELLMLQELQSLLDLLLQIKPKAEGMRRAGLVLEAMDCVIIEIFDVYSKICTLIARVLSRVYESTKAEASTALNVLQQANKQAEALSHFFEFCNSLGVLNASEFPKVEQVPAEDIEEVERIVKRRVSSDEKLLLEISDDVCRKNDDSEWNMDHNRAIVVREMAGPIVQHVGQQKFLTTIVTDKWEVFDDDHHLKVHSIINGGFSSNVSNNHHVQPYKQEIPDLITF; this is encoded by the coding sequence ATGAAGCTCTGGAAGAGGGCCGCGGGAGCTGTCAAGGACCAGAACAGCATATGGATTGCCGCCGTGTCCCGACGGTCGGTCTACCGGAACCCCGACCTCGAGGCCGCCATCATTAGGGCGACGAGCCACGACGAGTCGTACGTCGACTACAAGAATGTGCAGCGGGTCTTCACATGGGTCCGCACTTCCCCCACCTACCTCAAGCCCCTCCTGCTGGCCCTTTCAGCCCGCATGCAAAGGACGAGAAGCTGGGCGGTCGCCCTCAAGGGCCTCATGCTCATGCACGGCATCTTCTGCTGCAAGATCCCTGCCGTTCAGCGAATCGGACGCCTGCTCTTCGACTTCTCCGGCTTTGAGGACTCCCACATGAGCCCCCACAAAGCCTGGGGCTATAACGCGTTCGTCCGCGCCTACTTCACCTTTCTTGACCAGAAGGCCGCCTTACTATGCGCGCGGGTTCCGCAGGGGCCCAAGGCACCTTCTTCAGCATCAAATTCATTTTCGGCATCAACCCGCGAAAAGCCCACGAAGATGATCATGATGGCTGAGCTCTTGATGCTACAGGAACTGCAGTCTTTGCTTGATCTGCTTCTACAGATCAAGCCCAAGGCCGAGGGGATGAGAAGGGCAGGCCTCGTGCTCGAGGCAATGGATTGCGTCATCATTGAGATCTTCGACGTTTACAGCAAGATCTGCACCCTTATAGCAAGGGTCCTCTCCCGCGTATACGAATCCACCAAGGCCGAGGCCTCCACAGCCCTCAACGTTCTTCAACAGGCGAACAAGCAGGCTGAGGCGCTTTCACATTTCTTCGAGTTCTGCAACAGCTTAGGAGTCCTTAACGCCTCAGAGTTCCCAAAAGTCGAACAAGTCCCAGCCGAAGACATTGAGGAGGTCGAGCGTATCGTTAAAAGACGGGTTTCCTCCGATGAGAAATTATTGTTGGAAATCAGTGATGATGTTTGCAGGAAGAATGATGACTCAGAATGGAATATGGATCATAACAGAGCCATCGTGGTGAGGGAAATGGCGGGTCCGATCGTCCAGCATGTTGGGCAGCAGAAGTTCCTGACGACCATAGTGACCGATAAATGGGAGGTCTTTGATGATGATCATCATCTCAAGGTTCATAGTATCATCAATGGAGGGTTTTCTTCGAATGTCTCGAATAACCATCATGTACAGCCTTACAAACAGGAAATTCCAGATTTGATAACATTCTAG